taaattgttacattgttaaattgttaaattgttaaattgttaaattgttaaattgttaaattgttaaattgttaaattgttaaattgttaaattgttaaattgttaaattgttaaattgttaaattgttaaattgttaaattgttaaattgttaaattgttaaattgttaaattgttaaattgttaaattgttaaattgttaaattgttaaattgttaaattgataaatttttaaattctcgattaaattttcaaaaggttctatctgcataggaaacccatgagggataggttgttttgaaaatttaatctagaattgttaaattgttaaattgttaaattgttaaattgataaattgttaaattgttaaattgttaaattgttaaattgttaaattgttaaattgttaaattgttaaattgttaaattgttaaattgttaaattgttaaattgttaaattgttaaattgttaaattgttaaattgttaaattgttagattgttaaattgttaaattgttaaattgttaaattgttaaattgttaaattgttaaattgttaaattgttaaattgttaaattgttaaattgttaaattgttaaattgttaaattgttaaattgttaaattgttaaattgtaaaattgttaaattgttaaattgttaaattgttaaattgttaaattgttaaattgttaaattgttaaattgttaaattgttaaattgttaaattgttaaattgttaaattgttaaattgttaaattgttaaattgttaaattgttaaattgttaaattgttaaattgttaaattgttaaattgttaaattgttaaattgttaaattgttaaattgttaaattgttaaattgttaaattgttaaattgttaaattgttaaattgttaaattgttaaattgttaaattgttaaattgttaaattgttaaattgttaaattgttaaattgttaaattgttaaattgttaaattgttaaattgttaaattgttaaattgttaaattgttaaattgttaaattgttaaattgttaaattgttaaattgttaaattgttaaattgttaaattgttaaattgttaaattgttaaattgttaaattgttaaattgttaaattcttatgcccttgaaaaataaaaaataaagaattcaaAGAAATAGACAACCAAAAGTCACTTTCACAGCTGCTATTGAAATTACACCTTCAAAATTAACACATCACTAGACGATAATCGGCCTCCACTTAACGTCTCATTTAAGTCAATCTTTCCCAAGGTCAAACTTTCCACCAAACAGATGGCTGTCAAAAAACCTTCTGTGGATTTGAACTTGAACTTCATGTTTGCTTACCCGTCGCAACACCTTTGCTACTGCGTAGTGCACCGAGGAAAGGTGAAAATAGGCATCCAATTATCACCTCAATTATTAGAGGGCGTAAAGGTGCCAACTCATGCGTCCGCCGAAGGTGTTGTTGACCCCTAAAATCACATAGAACCGGGAGTCCCTCGGCATCCAGAGAgttcaaattgatttaaaggCTTGCACCGAGGCCGGGAACGATCAGTGCGTGTTCATGACCATGAAAACGTTGGTGATTTTAGTGCTCTGCGGAGCTGCCCTGCTCGGGACGGTGTCCTGCAAGAAGAAGATCCAGTGTCGACTGCTGCAGACAGGGGGACCGGAATCTGCTACGACGACACCGGCACCGGTTGTACAGAAGGCGATCAATAGCTCGGAGTTTGAGATGATCATGGCAAAGTTGGACGCGGTTGATTTAAGGATTTTGAAGACGGAGTTTGCGGTGCAGAACACGGTCCAAGGGATCGCAAGTGATGTGGAGAATTTGAGCCGGGTTGTGGAGAAGTTGGCCTGGGTGGCGAGTCAGTCGGAACAGTCGAGTAGTTTCGTGGAGCATCATGTGAAGCTGCTCGAACATAATCTGACCAGGCTGCAGAAGGATGTTCGCGAAGTGTTGAGCTTGCAGCAGAAGCTACCGAGTAAGGGATACATTGATAATGCACTGGTGAAGTTGAAGCTGCAGACCAAGCTGGAGCAGGATCCGGTGAATGAAGGCAAGATTCAGCAGATGTCGGAGATGATTGAGACGATGTTCAAGCAGGAACAGGCTGCGCTTCACAATATGGCCATGCTGCACTTGCCAAAGGACGATAGTTACGAGTATTGTGACCAAATACCGAGGAACAAATCTTCCGGAGTGTTCCTGCTGCATCCGGATAAAGACTTCCACGATCCGATCAAGGTGTTCTGCAACCAGACGTTCAACGGTGGTGGTTGGTCCGTCATCCAGAGACGTTTTAACGGAACTGTCAACTTCTACCGGGACTACCAGAGCTATCAGCGTGGCTTCGGAAAACTCGGCGGTGGTGAGTTCTGGCTGGGTCTGGATAGAATTCATCGCCTCACCTATTCGGCTCCTCACGAGCTGATTGTCATACTGGAAGATTGGGACGGAATCACCAAGTACGCCAAGTATCAGAACTTTGAGGTTTCCGGCGAGAAGGAGCTGTACAAGGTCACCAAGATCGACGGATACTCGGGAACGGCGGGAGATTCACTGAACTATACCAAAAATGCCGCTTTCTCGACGTTCGATCATGACAACGACACTAGTATTAAGCAGAACTGTGCGGTCAAGTACCACGGAGCATGGTGGTACAAGTCTTGTCACTCCAGGTAACACTGTATCATGATTTGCAAATAAAATCTCTAACGTTCCTACTCTTTCAGCAACCTTAACGGAAAGTACCTGCGCGGTATCAACTCCGAGTTCGGTGTCGGTATGAATTGGGACACCTTCCGCGGTATGAACTACGCCCTCAAGGAGTCCACCATCATGATCCGACGGCGAATGGACCTCGTTTCGGAAGTAGCGCTCAGACTTGTACCGCAGGGAAACGGAGGCAATGGGGGGAAATCTTCACTGCCAGAACAGGACCAGAACACTAGCCAGGAAGAGCACGAGGAGATAGAGGTGGAGCACGATCAGGAAGAGCAACGGCTGGTGGACGGTGGCGCTGCCAACGATGACGATTACGAAGTTGAGGTGGAGGACGTTGTTCCGGAACCGGCGCTGGCGGCACAGCGGGAAATCGCTTTGAAGGAGGCACTGTCGGTGCGGACGctttaataaagaaattttaagcaaTGCAGAGCTGACTTTTAAAAGACGAATCACAAAATACTGTTTAAATTAGAGTGCTCTTTCAAGAGTTTAGACCCTAAGGTCCAACATCATCAATGTCTAACAATTCATGATACCCTTCACAATGATCAACACTAGAGCATCTGATAGCATTTTCagcgactccaactccaactacATATCCcataaaaagttattgaaaattaGGTGGGTTCGTCCCTGACTCTGGCTACTGAATTTAAAGTGACCTCGACTCCAACTCCGTCTTTTAAGAACTTGCTGGTTCtagctccggctccgactccgactccgactccgactccggatcCCCAAAAGACCCTTCACTCT
This is a stretch of genomic DNA from Culex pipiens pallens isolate TS chromosome 1, TS_CPP_V2, whole genome shotgun sequence. It encodes these proteins:
- the LOC120430325 gene encoding fibrinogen C domain-containing protein 1-like; the encoded protein is MTMKTLVILVLCGAALLGTVSCKKKIQCRLLQTGGPESATTTPAPVVQKAINSSEFEMIMAKLDAVDLRILKTEFAVQNTVQGIASDVENLSRVVEKLAWVASQSEQSSSFVEHHVKLLEHNLTRLQKDVREVLSLQQKLPSKGYIDNALVKLKLQTKLEQDPVNEGKIQQMSEMIETMFKQEQAALHNMAMLHLPKDDSYEYCDQIPRNKSSGVFLLHPDKDFHDPIKVFCNQTFNGGGWSVIQRRFNGTVNFYRDYQSYQRGFGKLGGGEFWLGLDRIHRLTYSAPHELIVILEDWDGITKYAKYQNFEVSGEKELYKVTKIDGYSGTAGDSLNYTKNAAFSTFDHDNDTSIKQNCAVKYHGAWWYKSCHSSNLNGKYLRGINSEFGVGMNWDTFRGMNYALKESTIMIRRRMDLVSEVALRLVPQGNGGNGGKSSLPEQDQNTSQEEHEEIEVEHDQEEQRLVDGGAANDDDYEVEVEDVVPEPALAAQREIALKEALSVRTL